Proteins encoded together in one Triticum dicoccoides isolate Atlit2015 ecotype Zavitan chromosome 7B, WEW_v2.0, whole genome shotgun sequence window:
- the LOC119338527 gene encoding probable pectinesterase 29 has protein sequence MKKLTLRRLLAVAISVGAVFIAFTPETSHRCDAAQAVAKSIFVDHTGRGDFKTIQAAIDSVPFGNNQWIRVHVAAGTYTENVTVPFNKSFILLEGEGRLQTSIEWADHAGGSSTTADTPTFASHADDFMARDITFKNTYDGASLAQAVAALVDGDRSSFYGCGFFSVQDTLCDMAGRHYYENCVIGGAVDFIFSNARSIFQGCNLWTGKLTKTLGSITAHGRDSDKDDTAFVFKQCKVGGFMPIYLGRPWRDYARVIFYQTNMSTVVDRQGWDIWNSKGKEGLLTMVESECIGAGSNTTERVPWAKQLSGKEIATFVSLSYISPDGWLDAQPH, from the exons ATGAAAAAGCTCACACTACGGCGACTGCTGGCCGTAGCCATTAGTGTTGGAGCAGTCTTCATAGCCTTTACACCAGAGACATCTCACCGCTGCGACGCTGCTCAGGCGGTGGCTAAAAGCATCTTCGTCGACCACACGGGCCGTGGTGACTTCAAGACCATCCAAGCAGCCATCGACTCCGTCCCTTTCGGCAACAACCAATGGATCCGTGTCCACGTCGCCGCCGGCACTTACAC TGAGAACGTGACTGTGCCATTTAACAAAAGCTTCATCCTGCTGGAAGGCGAGGGGAGGTTGCAGACGTCCATCGAGTGGGCCGACCATGCCGGCGGGTCGTCCACCACCGCCGACACCCCAACTTTTGCCTCTCATGCCGACGATTTCATGGCCCGTGACATCACGTTCAAG AACACATACGACGGGGCCAGCCTGGCGCAAGCAGTGGCTGCCCTAGTTGACGGGGACCGGTCGTCATTCTATGGATGTGGCTTCTTCAGTGTTCAGGACACGTTGTGCGATATGGCTGGGAGGCACTACTATGAGAATTGTGTCATCGGCGGCGCCGTGGACTTCATCTTTAGCAACGCCAGGTCCATCTTTCAG GGATGTAATCTATGGACAGGAAAGTTAACAAAGACGCTGGGATCCATCACGGCGCATGGGCGAGACAGTGACAAAGATGACACCGCATTTGTGTTCAAACAATGCAAGGTGGGCGGCTTCATGCCGATATACCTCGGACGTCCATGGCGAGACTATGCTAGGGTCATCTTCTACCAGACCAACATGTCTACCGTTGTGGACCGCCAAGGTTGGGACATCTGGAACTCCAAGGGCAAAGA GGGATTGCTAACGATGGTGGAATCGGAGTGCATAGGGGCGGGGTCCAACACGACGGAGCGAGTACCGTGGGCCAAGCAGCTGAGTGGCAAAGAAATCGCTACATTCGTCAGCTTGTCCTACATCTCTCCCGATGGCTGGCTCGACGCACAGCCACATTAG